A part of bacterium genomic DNA contains:
- a CDS encoding toprim domain-containing protein, with protein sequence MKPLIIVESPTKAKTITKYLEGKYNVIASMGHIRDLPENELGINIDKGFEP encoded by the coding sequence ATGAAACCCCTTATTATTGTGGAAAGCCCGACCAAGGCAAAAACAATTACAAAATATTTAGAGGGTAAATACAATGTCATTGCCTCAATGGGCCATATCCGAGACCTTCCCGAGAATGAACTGGGGATAAACATAGATAAAGGCTTTGAGCCAA